The Amycolatopsis jiangsuensis nucleotide sequence GCGGTTTCCCGGGTGTCTCTCTGCAGTTGTCAAACAGCTGGTGGGACGATGGGGACATGCCGCACGAGGAACGACGCCCGCAGGTGAGCGAGGCGAAGCAACGGCGGCGGCTGGACGAGGTCTTCGGTGACGTGTTGCCGGAGACCACGTCCGACGAGCGGGGCCGGGACCGGGACACCCCGGATTCCTGGTATCTCGAGAACCGGCCGCCGCACCATGATCGGTGACGATCAGTCGTCCGAACGCGTGGAGCCGGTGGAGCTTTGCGAACCGCCGGCCTGCGCGCGCAGCAGGTCGCGGATCTCGGTGAGCAGTTCGGTGTCGGTGGGCTCCGCCGGCCCGGCTTCCTGACCACGCTTGCGCCGTTCCTGCAGGTGCTTCACCGGAAGCACGATCAGGAAGTAGACCACCGCCGCGACGATCACGAAGTTGACCGCCGCGTTGATCACGCTGCCGAAGTCCATGAAGGTCGACCCGTTGGGGCCGAGGATCCGGAAGCCAAGACCCTGCGCAGCGTCGGAACCACCGATGGCGTTGATCAGCGGCTTGATCAGGCCGTTGGTGAACGCCGTGACGATCGAGGTGAACGCGGCACCGACGACGACCGCGACCGCGAGGTCGACGACGTTGCCGCGCATCAGGAAGTCCTTGAAGCCTTTCAGCACTTGCCACTCCTGGAGGTACTCGGGACGGGCGCGGTCCGGCGGCGGCCGGCGCCCGTCGGAACAGGGACGGGTTAGCGGAGAGTAACCGTAACCGGTTGTTCCAGCGAAGAGGCGGCGACCTTGGTGGCGGCCTGTGTCGGCAGCGCGAGCAGCACGAGCGGGCCCTCGGTCGAAGACCCGAACGAGCGGCTGTCCGTCCCGCCGGGACGGTGCACGGTGACCACGGTGGCGGCGGTGGCCAGCACCGCCGCGGGACTGCCGGCAGTCCCGCGCGCGACGACATCCACGTGCTGCCCGGGACGCAGCAACTCCGCCACGGCCGCGTCGGCCAGCCGTACGGGCACCGTGACCGAGCCGGGCTCACTCGTTGCGGGAGAACTTCCTCCGAGAAGCCGGACGTCGGTGATCGGCTCCCCGGCCCGCGCCGGTCCGGACAGCAACCGGCCGACGGCGGCCTCCGGGGTGGTGAGCGCGCCGGCCGGCCGGACGTCGTCGGGCACGGCGACGAGCCGGACGTCGGCAGAACGCAGGACGGAACCCGCCGGAAGGTCTCGGGCCGAGACCACGGTGCCGGTCGCCGGTGCGCCGCGGGCGGCGGGTGGCAGGAGCAGGAGGAGCAGACCGGCCAGCAGGAGTGCCGCGGCCAGGCACTGGCGGATCAGCCGGGCTCGGGGGCCGCGCAACCTGCGCAGATCGGGCAGCGCCGGAAGGCGGCTGAGCAACGTGTCCACGGTCGTCCCCTCGTCGGTTCCCGTGCGGCGGGGTGCCGCACGGAACCGACGTTAGGCACCGCGCCGTCCCTCGGAAAGGGCCGGATCACGCACCTGTGGACAACTGCCCCCTTGTGGACAACTGGCCGTTCAGGACGCCGCGGAGGCAGTGCTGCTCGTGCTCGAGGAGGACGATGAGGAAGAGGAAGAAGACGACGACGAGGACGTCGA carries:
- a CDS encoding SAF domain-containing protein; its protein translation is MDTLLSRLPALPDLRRLRGPRARLIRQCLAAALLLAGLLLLLLPPAARGAPATGTVVSARDLPAGSVLRSADVRLVAVPDDVRPAGALTTPEAAVGRLLSGPARAGEPITDVRLLGGSSPATSEPGSVTVPVRLADAAVAELLRPGQHVDVVARGTAGSPAAVLATAATVVTVHRPGGTDSRSFGSSTEGPLVLLALPTQAATKVAASSLEQPVTVTLR
- the mscL gene encoding large-conductance mechanosensitive channel protein MscL, which gives rise to MLKGFKDFLMRGNVVDLAVAVVVGAAFTSIVTAFTNGLIKPLINAIGGSDAAQGLGFRILGPNGSTFMDFGSVINAAVNFVIVAAVVYFLIVLPVKHLQERRKRGQEAGPAEPTDTELLTEIRDLLRAQAGGSQSSTGSTRSDD